The DNA segment AAGGTGTCTACTCTATGAGCTACATGGTGCACGGTCCCGAGGCCGTTAATTCCGGTTTCTCCTTCAGGATTTGACCTCATAATTACGGTATTACCAGGGCCGCCTTCTCCTGCTTCGTACTTAGTCAGGGTTTCTTCGTGATCTGCTTTTCGGTATCCAAAAGTATTCATGAAATCCCCGGTCGCATCACCATCTTCAACACTAAAAGTAACGCTGTGGATACCTTTAATTGCCTGCCCTTCATCAACCTGATCATTTGTCCATACTTTCTGGGTACGCTGATCTTCATCCGTTCCGGTGATGTCTAAAATCAAACCAGAGGGATCGGTAAAAACGAGGGTTGTCATTCCAAAGCGAACAGATTCAGTAAACAAAACAGCATGTTCTTTCAGGCGCGCTTTCCAGAAATCAATAGCATCAACAGGGACAGAAAAAGAAGTTTGAACAACTTGTCCATTTCCTATTACACCTTCTCTTACACCCTGATCTTTATAGGGAAAAGTTGTGAAAACGGTTGAGGGCTCTCCAATTTCATTGCCATAGTAAAAGTGATAAACGGCTTCATTATCAAAATTGACCGTTTCCTTTATCAGTCGGAGCCCCAATGTTTTGGTGTAAAAATCGTAGTCTTCCTGTGCATCATTAACTGTTGCCGTGACGTGATGAAGTCCTTTTATAACCTTACTTAAATCCATTTCTGCTAGTTTTATTAATTTGTTTAATGTTGAAACATTTTAAAGAAGGGAAATCA comes from the Balneola sp. genome and includes:
- a CDS encoding glyoxalase — translated: MDLSKVIKGLHHVTATVNDAQEDYDFYTKTLGLRLIKETVNFDNEAVYHFYYGNEIGEPSTVFTTFPYKDQGVREGVIGNGQVVQTSFSVPVDAIDFWKARLKEHAVLFTESVRFGMTTLVFTDPSGLILDITGTDEDQRTQKVWTNDQVDEGQAIKGIHSVTFSVEDGDATGDFMNTFGYRKADHEETLTKYEAGEGGPGNTVIMRSNPEGETGINGLGTVHHVAHRVDTLETLEKVRAYIADELGMQITEVKDRKYFKSIYFRIPGNVLFEVATEEPGFLVDESNEELGTSLKLPDWQEVRREKIEENLLPYER